In one window of Mastigocladopsis repens PCC 10914 DNA:
- a CDS encoding ligand-binding sensor domain-containing protein, protein MSSKDYQLDLPVPVGVEDLPIPVADTAPQQEQPSDKAFVEWSNLANQRHVRSLAFDPTQGNLWLATGGGILHWKLELNRFVRYASEHGLPGNSVLAVTVDGAGQVWAAHEQFGIYYLKNDTWRPYRILGEVRVSCLTLDSTGKLWAGTASGIYAINTPDRKPLIELPPAGFPPRAMTIANENDIWLCNAQGVYNYKNASWIRTSDSVQPDVLTLVRQGENLWLGTFRGLIRIDLTTNKAHKIDTTYPGEVTALAPHPQGVWAACGGQVGLATETSWTPLGEKRFNTPVTSLLVGSDNQVWIGTHDGLLRGENKQILLHLTDNPPDVIGLASREKSPPTFSSLVQALSVQQFADRSILWIGTAQGLFRYDLFTESWRRYGQLAGQDIRAIITSQDQETVWVASWSSGLHSLKQQNELQTAPNISEPILTLTAGSDRYWAVGLDGLYQYKDSAWLQVISNKKLPVRGWLQAISQAVTDHVWLGTSAGLLLYKTDTKRLTPITGNLGSADVRSLLAINRDESEQVWVGTSQGLYVGNIDNWEPIPELDNHIITALISDRNNSSLWVGTDRGLFCLLSQGNSRKINEFNIHNSGLGANRVTALTISIGEDKETKLWIGTACGLSCYTY, encoded by the coding sequence ATGAGTAGTAAAGACTACCAACTTGATTTACCTGTGCCAGTAGGGGTAGAAGATTTGCCCATCCCCGTTGCTGATACTGCACCGCAACAAGAACAACCCAGTGATAAAGCGTTTGTAGAATGGAGTAACTTGGCAAATCAGCGCCATGTGCGCTCTTTAGCTTTTGACCCAACACAGGGAAATTTATGGTTGGCGACTGGGGGAGGGATACTGCACTGGAAGCTGGAATTAAACCGATTTGTTAGATACGCCAGCGAACATGGTTTGCCAGGTAACTCAGTGTTAGCAGTTACCGTAGATGGTGCAGGTCAAGTTTGGGCTGCTCACGAACAATTTGGAATTTATTATCTAAAAAATGATACTTGGCGACCTTACCGCATTCTGGGCGAGGTAAGGGTAAGTTGTTTAACCTTGGACTCTACTGGTAAACTTTGGGCTGGAACTGCTAGCGGTATTTATGCTATCAACACTCCAGACCGCAAACCCTTAATTGAATTACCCCCTGCTGGGTTTCCTCCCAGAGCAATGACCATTGCTAACGAAAATGATATTTGGCTATGCAATGCTCAAGGCGTTTATAATTACAAAAATGCTAGTTGGATACGTACTAGCGACAGCGTACAGCCAGATGTTCTCACGCTAGTTCGTCAAGGTGAAAACCTGTGGTTAGGCACTTTTCGCGGACTTATACGCATCGACTTGACAACCAACAAAGCACATAAAATTGATACTACATATCCTGGCGAAGTTACCGCCCTAGCTCCCCATCCGCAAGGAGTTTGGGCAGCTTGCGGTGGACAGGTGGGTTTAGCAACAGAAACAAGTTGGACACCATTGGGAGAAAAGCGATTTAATACTCCTGTTACCAGTTTGTTAGTTGGTAGTGATAATCAAGTATGGATTGGTACTCATGATGGACTACTGCGCGGCGAGAACAAACAAATACTTTTGCATTTAACAGATAATCCCCCTGATGTCATTGGGTTAGCTTCCCGTGAAAAATCTCCACCCACTTTCAGCAGTTTAGTGCAAGCACTATCAGTGCAACAATTTGCAGACCGTTCTATTTTATGGATAGGAACGGCACAGGGTTTATTTCGATATGACTTATTTACCGAAAGTTGGCGACGCTATGGACAACTTGCTGGCCAAGATATCCGCGCTATCATCACCAGCCAAGACCAAGAAACTGTTTGGGTTGCGAGTTGGAGTAGTGGTTTACATAGCTTAAAACAGCAGAATGAACTGCAAACCGCGCCCAATATTTCTGAACCAATTTTAACCCTAACTGCTGGAAGCGATCGCTACTGGGCAGTTGGGTTAGATGGTCTTTATCAGTACAAAGATTCAGCTTGGTTACAAGTAATTTCTAACAAAAAACTGCCTGTGAGGGGATGGCTGCAAGCAATTTCCCAAGCTGTCACAGACCATGTTTGGCTAGGTACTTCGGCAGGATTGTTGTTATATAAAACTGATACAAAACGACTGACTCCAATTACTGGTAACTTAGGCAGCGCAGATGTGCGATCGCTACTAGCAATTAATAGAGATGAGTCGGAACAGGTTTGGGTGGGTACAAGTCAGGGATTATATGTAGGTAATATTGACAATTGGGAACCAATACCTGAGCTTGATAACCACATCATAACAGCCTTGATATCGGATAGAAACAATAGCAGTTTATGGGTTGGGACAGATAGGGGGCTATTTTGTTTGCTAAGTCAGGGCAATAGCAGGAAAATTAACGAATTTAACATCCACAATAGTGGCTTAGGGGCAAATCGAGTTACAGCACTGACCATCAGCATTGGTGAAGATAAAGAGACTAAATTATGGATAGGTACAGCTTGCGGTTTAAGTTGCTATACATATTAA
- a CDS encoding Hsp70 family protein — protein MSEVDVLGIDLGTTNSAIAIWEPDTGQARVLSNSEGDGVQPGYVQVRFVLEKPIGRIPGFSRVTPSGVEYARGAR, from the coding sequence GTGAGTGAGGTAGATGTTTTAGGGATTGATTTAGGGACAACTAATTCAGCCATTGCCATTTGGGAACCAGACACAGGACAAGCCAGAGTTTTATCCAACTCAGAAGGTGATGGGGTACAGCCGGGATACGTGCAAGTGCGATTCGTTCTGGAGAAACCCATTGGGAGGATTCCAGGCTTTAGTAGAGTAACTCCATCAGGGGTTGAGTATGCGCGGGGCGCACGCTGA
- a CDS encoding reverse transcriptase N-terminal domain-containing protein yields the protein MQKRIYAASRCGDIKRVRKLQQTLMRSWSNKVLAVRRVTQDNQGKKTAGVDGVKSLSPEARLNLAKELRINGKSKPTRRVWIPKPGKAEKRPLSIPTIFDRALQAVVKATLEPEWEARFEPSSYGFRQGRSCHDAIKHIKNCIVSKAKFVLDADISQCFD from the coding sequence TTGCAAAAACGCATTTACGCCGCTTCGCGTTGTGGTGATATTAAGCGAGTTCGTAAACTCCAGCAAACCTTAATGAGGTCTTGGTCGAATAAGGTACTAGCGGTAAGAAGGGTAACGCAAGACAATCAAGGTAAAAAGACCGCAGGAGTGGATGGGGTTAAATCCTTGTCCCCAGAAGCACGTCTGAACCTAGCAAAAGAGCTAAGAATAAACGGCAAATCCAAACCTACACGAAGAGTTTGGATACCTAAACCAGGGAAAGCCGAAAAACGCCCGCTTTCGATACCCACTATTTTCGACCGTGCCCTACAAGCTGTAGTAAAAGCTACCTTAGAACCGGAATGGGAAGCTCGATTTGAGCCATCCAGTTACGGGTTTCGACAAGGCAGGTCATGCCATGATGCCATCAAGCATATCAAAAACTGCATAGTATCAAAAGCAAAATTTGTACTAGATGCAGATATTTCGCAATGCTTTGATTAG
- a CDS encoding recombinase family protein: MTTSELVTRHHLTRKAIIYIRQSTPHQLLSNQESLRLQYALRQRAIELGWSDDNIEVIDSDLGITAATAQQRPGFKELLAQVTLGLVGIILSYDVTRLSRNCSDWYPLLDLCGYKSCLIADRDGVYDPGSANGRLLLGLKGQISEVELHTIRSRLNAGILSKAQRGELALTLPVGLVRDELGVVHKDPNREVIDRINLVFEIFGQRKSASKVLQMFNSEGLLLPRRNRFGDIVWRKPSVAAILSILKNPAYAGAFVYGRTRTLKRGLVSNQPQQKHLPMAEWKIRVNDIYPAYISWQTYERNQAQLMDNYAEYDRNKTRGIPRPGAALLHGLVYCGECGHKMVVQYKGVTRYICNYLRQQYRVPVCQYIPADVIDEYVVNAFLEALSAVELDAYHKAVKTQQQSLETVERAHSQQIERLQYQVALAERQFNRVDPDNRLVAAELEQRWENALRELKLAQENYAQRQQPQTVTQLPKELKTAFINIGQRLPELWHTGTLTQVQKKSLLRCLIDKVVIHRLVRDTVRTRIIWKGGDTTTVDLPIPVGSLAELTNADELETQVVAQSLQGIDDQVIAQQLTAQGHRSPLRTTLLPSTVKTIRLKHRIFQNRSQSHPRQISGYLTVPQVAKSLELSPHWIYDRIHKGTIAISKDESTGLYLFPDVPDTLEQFQKLKAGLVYNLRF; this comes from the coding sequence ATGACCACATCCGAATTAGTAACACGTCACCACCTGACCCGCAAAGCGATAATTTACATTCGTCAATCTACGCCGCACCAATTACTCAGCAACCAGGAGAGTCTCCGTCTGCAATATGCCCTACGTCAACGAGCGATTGAACTGGGCTGGTCAGACGATAATATTGAAGTAATTGATAGTGATTTAGGAATAACTGCTGCCACTGCACAACAGCGACCAGGCTTTAAGGAACTATTAGCCCAAGTGACGTTAGGACTGGTAGGGATTATCCTTTCTTATGATGTTACCCGCCTGTCGCGCAATTGCTCAGACTGGTATCCCTTGCTGGATCTGTGTGGTTACAAAAGCTGTTTGATTGCTGACCGGGATGGTGTTTATGACCCTGGTAGCGCCAACGGTCGATTGTTGCTTGGACTCAAAGGACAAATCTCAGAGGTAGAGTTGCATACGATTCGCTCTCGCTTAAATGCGGGGATTCTCAGCAAGGCTCAGCGTGGTGAACTGGCACTGACTTTACCTGTGGGTCTAGTTCGTGATGAGCTGGGAGTGGTGCATAAAGACCCAAATCGTGAAGTGATTGACCGAATTAATTTGGTGTTTGAGATTTTTGGGCAGCGCAAGTCAGCTTCCAAAGTGTTGCAGATGTTCAACAGTGAAGGGCTGTTGCTTCCACGAAGGAATCGATTCGGCGATATTGTCTGGCGCAAGCCGAGTGTGGCGGCTATCTTGTCAATTTTGAAAAACCCTGCCTACGCTGGTGCGTTTGTATATGGACGTACACGTACTCTTAAAAGGGGCTTGGTTTCAAATCAGCCACAACAAAAGCATCTGCCAATGGCAGAATGGAAGATCCGAGTCAATGACATATATCCGGCTTACATCAGTTGGCAAACCTACGAGCGGAATCAGGCACAGCTTATGGACAACTATGCTGAGTATGACCGTAATAAAACCCGTGGTATCCCTCGCCCTGGTGCAGCATTATTGCATGGGCTAGTTTACTGTGGCGAATGTGGCCACAAAATGGTTGTGCAGTACAAAGGCGTAACCCGCTATATTTGTAACTACTTGCGGCAGCAGTATCGTGTACCTGTTTGTCAGTATATTCCTGCTGATGTAATTGATGAGTACGTAGTCAATGCCTTTTTAGAAGCTCTGTCGGCTGTAGAGCTAGATGCTTATCACAAAGCTGTCAAAACCCAACAGCAGTCTTTAGAGACAGTGGAACGAGCGCATTCTCAACAAATCGAACGTTTACAGTATCAAGTAGCACTAGCCGAAAGACAGTTTAATCGAGTTGACCCGGATAACCGATTGGTAGCTGCCGAACTAGAACAGCGTTGGGAAAATGCTTTACGTGAACTAAAGCTTGCCCAAGAAAACTATGCTCAACGTCAGCAGCCTCAAACAGTAACTCAGTTACCAAAAGAACTCAAAACTGCTTTTATTAACATTGGGCAAAGGCTCCCCGAACTTTGGCACACTGGCACCTTAACCCAAGTGCAAAAAAAATCTCTGCTACGCTGTCTCATCGATAAAGTTGTCATTCATCGTCTTGTCCGCGACACAGTTCGCACTCGGATTATTTGGAAAGGAGGTGACACTACTACTGTTGACCTACCAATTCCAGTAGGTTCGTTGGCTGAACTTACTAATGCGGACGAATTGGAAACTCAGGTTGTTGCTCAAAGCCTTCAAGGTATTGATGACCAAGTTATTGCTCAACAACTGACGGCACAAGGTCATCGGTCGCCGCTACGCACAACTCTTTTACCCAGTACGGTCAAAACTATCCGGCTTAAACATCGCATTTTTCAGAACCGTAGCCAGTCTCATCCCCGTCAAATTTCAGGTTATCTCACGGTTCCCCAAGTTGCCAAGTCTTTAGAACTTTCACCCCACTGGATCTACGATCGCATTCATAAGGGAACGATCGCCATCAGCAAGGACGAATCAACAGGGCTTTATCTTTTCCCTGATGTGCCCGATACGCTAGAGCAATTCCAAAAACTTAAAGCTGGACTCGTCTACAACTTGCGTTTTTGA
- a CDS encoding reverse transcriptase/maturase family protein: protein MGLFDRINHEVLLQKLNRKDKVRQQIKAWLKSGVIDYGVFTATSEGTPQGGVISPLLANIALHGLENHIKEFAKTLKLRYPNGVAMKEEDRIKSLSLIRYADDFVVLHENKTVVQRCREIIAEWLTGIGLELKPEKTRLTHTLNPEFSEDGKAGFDCLV, encoded by the coding sequence ATGGGTTTGTTTGACCGCATCAACCATGAAGTACTGCTCCAGAAGTTGAACAGGAAAGATAAGGTCAGGCAACAAATAAAAGCTTGGCTAAAATCCGGAGTAATAGACTATGGAGTATTCACCGCTACATCTGAGGGTACGCCACAAGGAGGAGTTATCTCCCCATTGTTAGCCAATATTGCTCTGCACGGTTTAGAAAACCACATTAAAGAATTTGCAAAAACCTTAAAACTTAGATACCCAAACGGGGTAGCTATGAAGGAAGAGGATAGGATTAAATCCTTATCCTTAATAAGATACGCAGATGATTTTGTGGTACTTCACGAAAACAAAACTGTTGTCCAAAGATGCCGAGAAATTATTGCGGAATGGTTAACTGGTATAGGACTTGAACTAAAACCTGAAAAAACTCGGTTAACTCACACACTCAATCCAGAGTTTAGTGAGGATGGTAAAGCTGGATTCGACTGTTTGGTTTAA
- a CDS encoding HNH endonuclease, whose product MTVVALEKAIESHKKDMKSIITKHRSGSQAELIKDLNPVIRGWVTYYRVSDAGTNGDFARLDRITYLRLRRWAKRQTGSTNKGHQKYWKTIADNHWVFTTRPDSNGLKLLTHIEFHSSVNDYVKVRGDKSPYDGETIYWSLRLSNHPDLPTTKRNLLKQQKGKCMGCGLHFNEGDLLEIDHINPISCGGKKEWKNLQLLHRHCHDVKTATDGSLKSRNDKRETH is encoded by the coding sequence ATGACTGTTGTTGCGCTTGAGAAAGCAATTGAGTCTCATAAAAAAGATATGAAAAGCATCATCACAAAACATAGGTCTGGTTCCCAGGCGGAACTAATCAAAGACCTTAACCCTGTTATTAGGGGATGGGTTACATATTACAGAGTTTCAGACGCCGGAACTAATGGGGATTTCGCCCGGTTAGATAGAATAACCTATCTTCGATTAAGAAGATGGGCTAAAAGACAAACCGGAAGCACTAATAAAGGTCATCAGAAATATTGGAAAACCATCGCTGACAATCATTGGGTATTCACCACGCGACCAGACAGTAACGGTTTAAAGTTACTAACACATATCGAATTTCACTCAAGTGTAAACGATTATGTTAAAGTCCGGGGTGATAAAAGTCCATATGATGGTGAGACTATTTACTGGAGTTTAAGGTTAAGCAATCATCCTGATTTACCTACTACTAAAAGAAATCTTCTTAAACAACAAAAAGGTAAATGCATGGGATGTGGCTTACATTTTAATGAAGGTGATTTATTGGAAATAGACCACATTAATCCCATTTCTTGCGGAGGTAAAAAGGAATGGAAAAATCTCCAATTACTACATCGCCATTGCCATGATGTTAAAACTGCCACTGATGGCAGCCTGAAGTCCCGTAATGACAAAAGGGAAACACATTGA
- a CDS encoding DUF2808 domain-containing protein, translating to MKKLLMYTAVLALATALSIPATHVSARNDDSNVTHIDGNEQFAPTRRGLARHTFRVHIPKNSKGVSQLSIEVPTTVTLTNDIDDIDVVDENGQKINTNVSVNGKTILLSFTEPVAPNTDLEIDLNDVKRRHLGNSYVYRFRAKFAGSDAEIPIGVASFRMHH from the coding sequence ATGAAGAAATTACTGATGTACACTGCTGTATTGGCTCTAGCTACTGCACTCTCAATTCCTGCTACCCATGTAAGTGCCAGGAATGATGATAGTAATGTTACCCATATTGATGGAAACGAGCAATTTGCTCCAACCCGGCGGGGGCTTGCTAGACATACTTTCCGGGTACACATTCCCAAAAACAGTAAGGGGGTTTCCCAGCTAAGTATTGAAGTTCCAACCACTGTAACTTTAACTAATGATATTGATGATATCGATGTAGTAGATGAGAATGGTCAGAAAATTAACACTAATGTTTCTGTCAATGGGAAAACTATACTACTATCTTTTACCGAACCAGTTGCTCCTAACACTGACCTAGAGATTGACCTCAATGATGTAAAACGACGACATCTTGGTAATAGTTATGTCTACCGCTTCAGGGCTAAATTTGCTGGCAGTGATGCAGAAATACCTATAGGTGTAGCTAGTTTTCGTATGCATCATTAA
- a CDS encoding DUF2808 domain-containing protein: MKRTPIYTAAFALVTTALMSPNYASTKTDDSRVPDVDNNVEFPSSPSRWRIVKHTFRVHIPQNNKALSQIIIDVPSTVAVSNDIVVSDENGQKINTNVSVNGRRIIVNFPETVIANTKLLIEFNKVKQPVNGPASVYSLSAKAVGSDVEIPVGLAQFSTFSSINSDNKH; the protein is encoded by the coding sequence ATGAAGAGAACACCGATTTACACTGCTGCATTTGCTCTGGTTACCACAGCTTTAATGTCTCCTAACTATGCAAGTACCAAGACAGACGATAGTAGGGTTCCTGATGTTGATAATAATGTGGAATTTCCTTCCAGTCCTAGTCGCTGGCGTATAGTTAAACATACTTTTCGAGTACACATTCCCCAGAATAACAAAGCTCTTTCTCAGATAATTATTGATGTTCCATCTACTGTAGCTGTAAGTAACGATATTGTTGTTTCGGATGAAAATGGTCAAAAAATTAACACTAATGTTTCTGTAAATGGCAGAAGAATCATTGTAAATTTTCCGGAAACAGTTATTGCTAACACCAAGCTCCTCATTGAATTCAATAAAGTAAAACAACCAGTTAATGGTCCAGCCTCTGTTTACAGCCTTTCGGCTAAAGCCGTTGGCAGTGACGTAGAGATTCCTGTGGGTTTAGCTCAGTTTTCTACATTTTCATCTATAAATTCTGACAACAAGCACTAA
- a CDS encoding DUF6884 domain-containing protein produces the protein MKLGFYAVLGKRDYLKLNNKKVGIWELTEYQPAGWLCSLFIKPEIIPQNCPIIHDCGAFGYREQDYPTINSQYVDAQWAANRYRERSCEGDTVVAPDNLLLGNINWRRQYNLEQAQIFIRIAQEKLPDRKPLATIHGLSIQEKIEYGIKLYQLGYKCLGIGGLAQQVASHIMETTNPNVEIIFLTGKLYRQQVIPILQAHNYTTRTPMEGLGIGQQIKWLLNQLSTPKQLSLKL, from the coding sequence ATGAAACTAGGTTTCTATGCGGTTTTGGGAAAAAGAGATTATCTCAAGCTAAATAACAAAAAAGTTGGAATCTGGGAGCTAACTGAATACCAGCCAGCTGGATGGTTATGTTCGCTCTTCATAAAACCAGAAATCATACCGCAAAACTGCCCAATCATCCATGACTGCGGTGCATTTGGCTACCGTGAGCAAGACTACCCCACCATCAACAGTCAATATGTTGACGCGCAATGGGCAGCCAACCGATATCGAGAGCGCAGCTGTGAGGGAGATACTGTAGTAGCCCCCGACAACCTACTTCTGGGAAATATTAACTGGCGACGGCAATATAATCTAGAACAGGCACAAATTTTCATCCGGATAGCCCAAGAAAAACTGCCCGACAGAAAACCCCTCGCTACCATTCACGGACTGTCAATTCAAGAGAAAATTGAATATGGGATAAAACTTTATCAACTGGGATACAAATGCTTGGGGATAGGGGGGTTGGCACAGCAAGTAGCATCCCATATCATGGAGACAACCAATCCCAATGTAGAAATTATCTTCCTTACTGGCAAATTATACCGACAGCAAGTAATTCCTATCTTGCAAGCACACAATTACACCACCAGGACTCCGATGGAAGGTTTAGGTATTGGTCAACAAATCAAATGGTTATTAAATCAATTATCAACACCCAAACAACTTAGTCTCAAGCTATAA
- a CDS encoding type IV secretory system conjugative DNA transfer family protein, giving the protein MNNLYFATAKTIKVTQTQEAQPSASSYNFSKYTNQLMSPQGLALAGGILALFLLQMFSAGKKGKLATSYWGGGKETARAKKKAIKQVTSPKCDSASLYIGVHKYKGQKPPKGSGGTPVYVPDVQRGTAVIGAPGSGKSFSAINPMLYSAIDQGFGIVLYDFKYPSQAKIASYAKSKGYSVHVFAPGFPESEVCNPIDFLRDSSDAETARQLATVINKNFRMLGGGSEDAFFGPAGDQLTQAILMLTKEFGEFGEFGEFGEFGEFADIMTAAAILSSEKMVERLMAASLNPWIRIAFGQLFSSSGSEKTIAGIAGTASLMFTRFMAKNTLGCFVGKTTLPLEVGKKQMIIFGLDRERRDAVGPLMTSILHMTVARSIAKKRKETGPLVVSVDELPSIFLPDLFKWLNESRSEGFCGILGWQNMGQLEKIYGKEISKAILGACGTKFIFNPGEEESARVFSAYLGEEEIKYKQKSRSTGGGKASTSISDQERTRKLFEPAQFLKLPSGKCVFINPAYSNKNEGSVPLLKSIKVPKSIIGLEEENDRQWDKVIKQLARKSTQKRPTQEDLDVRVKEVDKRFPIPQAPVQAGNAPLPVDSYKEFFS; this is encoded by the coding sequence ATGAATAACCTATATTTCGCCACAGCCAAAACCATCAAAGTTACACAAACTCAAGAGGCTCAACCCTCTGCTTCCAGCTACAACTTCAGCAAGTATACCAACCAATTAATGTCTCCCCAAGGACTAGCACTCGCCGGGGGAATATTAGCACTATTTCTCCTACAGATGTTCTCTGCTGGTAAGAAGGGCAAACTCGCCACCAGCTATTGGGGCGGAGGAAAAGAAACAGCACGCGCCAAGAAAAAAGCCATCAAGCAAGTCACCTCTCCCAAGTGCGATAGTGCTAGCTTGTATATTGGAGTACATAAGTACAAAGGACAAAAACCACCCAAGGGAAGTGGGGGAACACCTGTATATGTACCCGATGTTCAAAGAGGTACAGCTGTTATTGGGGCACCCGGTAGCGGTAAATCCTTCTCGGCAATCAACCCCATGCTTTACTCAGCTATCGACCAAGGGTTTGGTATTGTTCTATACGACTTTAAGTATCCCAGCCAAGCCAAAATAGCCAGTTACGCAAAATCAAAAGGGTATTCTGTACACGTCTTTGCTCCGGGTTTTCCCGAATCTGAGGTATGCAACCCCATCGATTTCTTGCGCGATAGTAGCGATGCTGAAACTGCAAGGCAGTTGGCTACCGTGATCAACAAAAACTTCCGTATGCTTGGTGGTGGCTCAGAAGACGCATTCTTCGGTCCTGCGGGCGACCAGTTAACTCAGGCAATCCTGATGCTCACCAAAGAGTTTGGGGAGTTTGGGGAGTTTGGGGAGTTTGGGGAGTTTGGGGAGTTTGCTGATATCATGACCGCAGCAGCTATTCTCTCAAGCGAGAAGATGGTCGAACGCTTGATGGCAGCAAGTCTTAATCCATGGATACGGATAGCCTTCGGTCAATTATTTAGCTCCAGCGGAAGTGAAAAAACCATCGCGGGTATCGCCGGTACTGCCTCGCTCATGTTCACGCGCTTCATGGCAAAGAACACGCTTGGCTGCTTTGTCGGCAAGACGACCCTACCACTAGAGGTGGGCAAGAAACAGATGATTATCTTCGGACTTGACCGCGAACGCCGCGATGCAGTTGGTCCACTGATGACTTCAATCTTACACATGACTGTCGCCCGCAGTATTGCCAAAAAGAGGAAAGAAACTGGTCCACTCGTAGTTAGCGTTGACGAGCTGCCATCGATTTTTCTCCCAGATTTATTCAAATGGCTTAACGAATCCCGCAGTGAAGGATTTTGCGGAATTCTCGGATGGCAAAACATGGGGCAGTTGGAGAAAATTTACGGTAAAGAAATCTCAAAAGCAATCCTCGGTGCATGCGGTACCAAGTTTATTTTCAACCCAGGTGAAGAGGAATCGGCAAGGGTTTTTAGTGCTTACCTTGGTGAAGAAGAAATTAAATATAAGCAGAAATCTCGTTCGACTGGAGGCGGGAAAGCTTCAACATCTATCTCAGACCAAGAACGGACTCGCAAGTTATTTGAACCTGCCCAATTCCTCAAATTACCATCTGGTAAATGTGTATTTATCAACCCTGCTTATAGCAATAAAAATGAAGGTTCTGTTCCACTATTAAAGAGTATTAAAGTCCCAAAGTCTATCATTGGATTAGAGGAAGAAAACGATAGGCAATGGGATAAAGTTATCAAACAACTTGCTCGAAAAAGTACCCAGAAAAGACCAACTCAAGAAGACTTGGATGTCAGAGTCAAAGAAGTAGACAAGCGTTTTCCCATTCCTCAAGCACCTGTACAAGCAGGTAATGCGCCATTACCTGTGGATAGTTACAAAGAATTTTTCTCATAA